A genomic window from Bdellovibrio sp. SKB1291214 includes:
- the carB gene encoding carbamoyl-phosphate synthase large subunit, producing MPRKSDIKKVLIIGSGPIVIGQACEFDYSGTQACKALMKEGLEVILVNSNPATIMTDPEIATRVYVEPLKVEYLEKIIDKERPDAVIPTLGGQTALNLALDLHGKGILQKYKVQLLGATPEVIKAGEDREIFRGLLDKIGARYPKSHLVRTFEHGMQIADDLGYPMILRPNYTLGGGGGGIAYSPEEYKKMLVGALHESPTSEVLVEESILGWKEYELEVMRDYKGSFVVVCSIENFDPCGVHTGDSITVAPQQTLSDREYQSMRDEACKIINEVGIQTGGANIQFAVHPTTQERVVIEMNPRVSRSSALASKATGFPIAKIAALLSIGYSLEEIKNDITQVTPSCYEPALDYVVTKIPRFAFEKFQGSKDTLTTQMKSVGEVMGIGRTLQESMMKALASLESNPQAIPEVELETGKISYPNSHRIYHLFQAFREGKTVAEIQELTGIIPYFLEQVEGLVKFERKFKSEFNESNLELLQNAKRKGFTDARLAHLVGQNAKYIQTLREKHQLFPKYSQVDTCAGEFESSTPYFYSSYWAGESAKVTAKDAVVIIGSGPNRIGQGIEFDYSCVRGVKAFQKNGNKVIMVNSNPETVSTDYDTSDVLFFEPLTSESLIEIMRFMKPRGFVAQLGGQTPINVAPELVAAGYQLLGSSLQTIDLAEDRGLFTKICRELNFEIPNSAMAGSLEEALASEKQVGYPMICRPSYVLGGRRMEVIENRDELLSYFQRHGDYISAEKPCLMDQFLAGALEVDVDLIRGTDWTLIGGVVEHIEAAGVHSGDSMGVLPPHRLKPETCERIEQLSIQLANRIGVIGHLNLQLAVKNDVVYMLEANPRSSRSVPFVAKATGIPLIDLGVAAMVGKKAAELKLDNLKWRKTNTVSVKGVVFPFKKFPEADSILGPEMKSTGESMGRGKDYSEALCKAFLSSNIRLPKTGQVFFSLRDKDKDAMLPLVKELQRMGYGVSATTGTAAFFNEKGVNCLSLRKVDEGRPHCVDKIRSGEVAFVINTTSGRRAIEASFDIRRACTDYNIPCLTESDAAEAFVLALKNTRNDSSSVEALPSMEVF from the coding sequence GTGCCACGTAAGTCCGATATTAAAAAGGTTTTGATTATTGGTTCAGGGCCGATCGTAATTGGACAAGCCTGCGAGTTTGATTACTCGGGCACTCAAGCTTGTAAGGCGTTGATGAAGGAAGGCCTTGAAGTCATTCTGGTCAATTCAAATCCTGCGACGATTATGACTGATCCAGAAATCGCGACACGAGTTTATGTCGAGCCTTTAAAGGTTGAATACCTGGAAAAAATCATAGACAAAGAACGCCCCGATGCAGTTATTCCAACCTTGGGTGGTCAAACAGCTTTGAACCTTGCTTTAGATCTTCATGGCAAAGGCATTTTGCAAAAATATAAAGTTCAGCTTTTAGGTGCCACACCCGAAGTGATCAAAGCCGGAGAGGATCGCGAGATCTTCAGAGGCCTTTTAGATAAAATCGGTGCACGCTATCCGAAAAGTCACTTGGTTCGTACATTTGAACACGGCATGCAAATCGCCGATGACTTGGGCTACCCAATGATTCTTCGTCCGAATTACACATTGGGTGGTGGGGGAGGCGGTATCGCTTATTCTCCCGAAGAATATAAAAAGATGCTGGTGGGAGCTCTTCACGAAAGCCCCACTTCGGAAGTTCTTGTCGAGGAAAGTATTCTTGGTTGGAAAGAGTACGAGCTCGAAGTCATGCGTGACTACAAAGGCTCTTTCGTTGTGGTTTGTAGTATAGAAAACTTCGATCCATGCGGGGTTCACACAGGTGACAGTATAACTGTAGCACCACAGCAAACTTTGAGCGATCGTGAATATCAATCGATGCGTGATGAGGCCTGTAAAATCATCAATGAAGTGGGAATTCAAACTGGCGGTGCTAACATTCAGTTCGCAGTCCATCCGACAACTCAAGAGCGTGTCGTTATTGAAATGAATCCTCGTGTTAGTCGTTCTTCTGCTTTGGCAAGTAAAGCGACGGGTTTCCCAATTGCTAAAATTGCTGCCTTGCTTTCAATTGGGTATAGCCTTGAAGAAATTAAGAATGATATCACTCAAGTTACGCCGTCTTGTTACGAGCCCGCACTTGACTATGTTGTGACTAAAATTCCTCGCTTTGCTTTTGAAAAATTCCAAGGCTCGAAAGACACTTTGACGACACAAATGAAAAGTGTTGGCGAAGTCATGGGAATCGGGCGCACGCTTCAAGAATCAATGATGAAAGCGTTGGCAAGCTTGGAAAGCAACCCTCAAGCCATTCCCGAAGTTGAACTTGAAACAGGTAAAATTTCTTATCCAAATAGCCATCGCATCTATCATCTGTTTCAAGCTTTCCGCGAAGGAAAAACCGTCGCAGAAATTCAAGAGTTGACAGGTATCATCCCCTATTTCTTGGAGCAAGTTGAGGGCTTGGTTAAATTTGAGCGTAAATTTAAATCTGAATTCAACGAAAGCAACTTAGAATTATTGCAAAATGCAAAACGCAAAGGTTTCACGGATGCGCGTTTGGCTCATTTGGTGGGACAAAATGCAAAATACATCCAAACGCTCCGTGAAAAACATCAGCTCTTCCCAAAATACTCCCAAGTGGATACTTGCGCGGGTGAGTTTGAATCTTCAACACCCTATTTCTATTCATCGTACTGGGCGGGTGAATCAGCAAAAGTCACTGCTAAAGATGCAGTGGTGATTATCGGAAGTGGTCCGAACAGAATTGGTCAAGGTATCGAATTTGATTACAGCTGTGTTCGTGGAGTGAAGGCATTCCAAAAAAATGGCAATAAAGTCATTATGGTTAATTCCAACCCTGAAACGGTTTCCACGGACTATGACACTTCCGATGTTCTGTTTTTTGAACCGCTGACTTCAGAAAGCTTGATTGAAATCATGAGATTCATGAAACCCCGCGGGTTCGTGGCGCAATTAGGTGGTCAAACTCCTATTAATGTGGCGCCAGAATTGGTAGCCGCTGGTTATCAGCTGTTGGGCTCATCGTTGCAAACAATCGATCTGGCGGAAGACCGCGGTTTGTTCACGAAAATCTGCCGTGAGCTAAACTTCGAAATTCCAAACTCGGCAATGGCAGGATCGTTAGAAGAAGCCCTAGCTTCAGAAAAGCAAGTCGGGTATCCCATGATTTGTCGCCCAAGCTATGTGTTGGGTGGGCGTCGTATGGAGGTTATTGAAAACCGCGATGAGCTGTTGTCTTACTTCCAACGCCATGGGGATTATATTTCTGCCGAAAAGCCATGTTTAATGGATCAATTCTTGGCGGGCGCGCTTGAGGTGGACGTCGATTTGATCCGCGGGACTGATTGGACCTTGATTGGTGGAGTTGTCGAACATATTGAAGCGGCCGGAGTTCACTCGGGTGATTCGATGGGTGTATTGCCTCCGCATCGCTTGAAACCAGAAACATGCGAGCGTATCGAACAACTAAGTATCCAGTTGGCTAATCGTATTGGTGTCATTGGTCATTTAAATTTACAGCTCGCTGTTAAAAACGATGTTGTATATATGCTCGAGGCAAATCCGCGCAGTTCTCGCTCGGTTCCCTTTGTAGCCAAGGCAACAGGAATTCCACTGATTGATTTGGGCGTCGCTGCAATGGTGGGTAAGAAAGCAGCCGAGTTGAAGCTGGACAACTTAAAATGGAGAAAAACCAACACTGTTTCCGTGAAAGGTGTTGTCTTCCCGTTCAAAAAATTCCCAGAGGCCGATTCGATTTTGGGACCTGAAATGAAATCAACCGGGGAAAGTATGGGCCGCGGAAAAGATTATTCCGAAGCTCTTTGCAAAGCATTCCTTTCAAGTAACATAAGACTTCCAAAGACAGGTCAGGTTTTCTTCTCTTTGCGTGATAAAGATAAAGACGCCATGTTGCCACTGGTAAAGGAACTGCAGCGCATGGGTTATGGAGTTTCTGCAACTACAGGGACAGCTGCGTTCTTTAACGAGAAAGGCGTGAACTGTTTATCTTTAAGAAAAGTGGACGAGGGACGTCCTCACTGCGTTGACAAGATTCGTTCGGGCGAAGTGGCATTTGTGATCAATACAACGTCAGGTCGACGGGCCATTGAGGCAAGCTTCGACATTCGTCGAGCCTGCACCGACTATAATATCCCATGTTTAACGGAAAGTGACGCTGCTGAGGCGTTTGTTCTTGCCTTGAAAAATACCAGAAATGATTCATCATCAGTTGAAGCGTTGCCTTCAATGGAGGTCTTTTGA